GGAACCTTTACAATTTAATCATAAATTGCGTGCTTACCTTTTAGTAGTGGAAAATGACATAGTATTATTCTACGATCATGAAGATTGCTGAATGTCCCTGGAAACGTCCCTGGAAACGCAGCTTGATATTAGGTCTGTTTATGTTAATGcatgtttttttcaattgaattaCTGGTCTGAGAGACCGATACGCTATGCTGTCATTTGTATACATCCGCACTGTGATGAGTGTGATCCTTCAACATCCCGGGCGGCTGGCTGTAACTGTGTTCGGAACTAGAAAAGCACATGGCTGCCACCCTTCTTCCCGTCACTTTTCAGattgaacaaacaaaaatcgaagACGGAAACCACAGTCCGCATGGCCTACGATGTTTATCAGGAAACGTGTAGCCTGCGCTCATTCTCTGAATGTTTACGCAATTCCGCCTCTAAATGTTGTATAAATATAGAACGGATGCTGGTGCAGGACCATAATGCCATGTCGTTGAAGGCGGACTTGATGTCGATTTCATACAATTATGTTGCTACATTTTATGCAAAGTAAAACCTGCTTCAACCATGGCACGTTGAAGCAAGATAACTTTCCATGATAAGGTTGAAGGttaaaagtagaaaaaaataaaataaaatattcatCTCGTTATTACGAAACAACTCCACGAAACCCACCCAAGAATGTTGGAACGCTATAGTTTGACAAAGTATACTGCTAATTTGCGCCTTGTTCACGTTGCCAATGCCaatcgtaaaaagaaaatgaatcacaGGGACTTGAACAATTTTATTCGTGACGGCAGAAAAACAGGTAGGCGCTGGATATAAGTCATTCGTTTCTGAGTCAGATAATTTCGTCACGTCCCGGAAACGAGAAGGCGGTTAAATTTGTGGTACTCGATTGTCCTTGGACGTTCTCGAAGGGCTTATTTGACATGAGCTTATTAGGTATACAGTATGAGTTACAACACCCGTTGCAGACATATATCATAGTTACCAGAATATACGCCCCGTTCCCTTCCAAAGATTGTCGAGACATCGAAATAAACAATCATTGTCTTTCCAAAGtctgattgaaaaaaaaatatacatacataAATTGTAATTCCAAAAACCATGTAGAGCCTAGTCTTCGTGGATATCTTGGGTATGTTGAGACAACACAATAGTATTTAAGAACCATTGctctgttttctttaaaattttagAATTTGCCCGTCATATCATATTGGGCCTTGCCTAACAGATCATCCCTGCTGAAAATGTTCAGCGCTGGATGAGTGAACGGGATGAGCGAAAGAGTCCGGTTGAAGGTAATTTGGTGactaaaaagagaaaacaacaaaacgaagaaaatgtaaaatcaaCTCTATATATCAACGTAAAATAAACCACATTTACTTGATACAATGCAATAGTTCCACTTTATCTAGATGATCTTCTACACGATCTTCGACGGATAGCAATCTCCAGTTGCTAGATAAAGAAGACGGCGTAAAATCAAAAATCTCCGACCACCGATTAGCGATTTTCGCATTCAGTCTGGCATTAGCAAAGTCATCTTTTGGGTACCAAGTTTAATGGATTTAGTTTATGAACAAAAGCCCTTAAAGTAATCGGGCTTTCAGATTACCACGCTGTCCCGGATAGTCGAGCGAAATGCATTGAAACTTCATCGCGTAAGACACCTCGATGCTTGGTTGACTGGCACAGAAAATATAGCAGGTTATTTCGTTACAATCTCGGGTTCGAAGTTGTCCACAAGTCGTCACTACGAAACACTCGCTGCAGCTCCTCAAGAAAACGCTGCAGTAtaaaccaaaaattttttattacgtTGGTCCTTATATTTGATTTGCTGAAAACAATTTATGATAGATCAATACCTGCCTCTAACAGGCCCCAGAATGATTTTGCAATCTATGCAATCATCGACAAAGACGCTATCAAACGACCCTGTGACGAGAATTAAGGATCGCTTGCATCCCTCAATCGTAAACTGTTGTCCTTGGTTGACGAGGGTTCGACAAATGAATTGACCGTTCAGATTTTCTAATCGAAATTGGCTCGCATCAGTGTCTGTTTTTCTATCCCTATGTTTTGAAACAAACATTCACGTCGTGGTCATGTAAATACAGTAAAATACTAGCGTAAAAAATGTTCAAACATTGTCTAGAAAACCAAACTAACCAAGAATAAACGGGCGGATGAATCGGAATCGAATTACCATGACGTATTGGGATTGTTACGTTGTTGGCATAATCGTCACACCGACTGCTGATCCAGTTGTGAATTAAGTTGAACACGTTACCCATAATAAAGCGTCGATTTGTCAACAACAACGAGGCCGGAACGCCGTCCAAAAAGAACGGATGTCATTGTGTTGAAGAAGCCGTTGTGGTTGCCTAGCTACCCGAATTCCCACCCACCTATCGACCCATACGGAGGCTAGAGGTATACAATTGGAAGCCTTTTATTTCGAATTTCACGTAAACTAATTCACTTATTCATAGTCTTATAATTGTTTGGGAGGATGGGCACTGTAATCTAAGGACCAGAACGAAAGACTTTTATGAAAAA
The DNA window shown above is from Daphnia magna isolate NIES linkage group LG9, ASM2063170v1.1, whole genome shotgun sequence and carries:
- the LOC116930372 gene encoding protein XRP2 — its product is MGNVFNLIHNWISSRCDDYANNVTIPIRHGNSIPIHPPVYSWDRKTDTDASQFRLENLNGQFICRTLVNQGQQFTIEGCKRSLILVTGSFDSVFVDDCIDCKIILGPVRGSVFLRSCSECFVVTTCGQLRTRDCNEITCYIFCASQPSIEVSYAMKFQCISLDYPGQRDDFANARLNAKIANRWSEIFDFTPSSLSSNWRLLSVEDRVEDHLDKVELLHCINHQITFNRTLSLIPFTHPALNIFSRDDLLGKAQYDMTGKF